A part of Catenulispora sp. MAP5-51 genomic DNA contains:
- a CDS encoding LCP family protein yields MAETRKAKGTPTRRTSPAIIAARGVFALTGAAVLTGSGVAWYGVHKLDTGVQAVDTSHVHLADGAPVPKHTGLDKSVNVLLIGLDSRYAMNGDPLPDSVVHDELHAGSASDLLGGENANSEIILHIPAGNGTPTAVSIPRDDWVDAQDGAGDSMGTMKVKEAYGNAYAFATDKAAASGTHDTHALAKIGHAAGVKAQIATLENLLDIPIDHFAEVNLMGFYDVAGDVGPVQVCLNKARKEENSGADFPAGVFTLQTQTQALAFVREREDLPNGDLDRTHRQQAYITAVLKKLKDDGLLSDVSKMDSLISTAEKDVIIDSGWDLLDFAGSASSLSDGGTSFRTAPIVTDSQWKWIGKNHEVGNQIDIPTVRSFVKNAFAGSDATTPAPPTPSGSTPAPAPTSSATSSAPAHVTGSAKVVNASGANGVAAKEASALTALGLTATVDGTIRPYHQHTTVLYGTGASAAAQAVAAQLGGVTPTADGSLQAGTVEVVIGTDKGDAIAAGTLATAPSSTGPTGPTGSTASSPATTSSATTSDSGNGENGGTIAGNGADSVNGIPCIN; encoded by the coding sequence GTGGCTGAGACGAGGAAGGCCAAGGGCACCCCGACCAGACGCACCTCTCCAGCGATCATCGCCGCGCGCGGCGTCTTCGCGCTGACCGGGGCGGCCGTCCTGACCGGGTCGGGGGTGGCCTGGTACGGCGTGCACAAGCTGGACACCGGCGTGCAGGCGGTGGACACCAGCCACGTGCACCTGGCCGACGGGGCCCCGGTCCCCAAGCACACCGGCCTGGACAAGTCCGTCAATGTCCTGCTGATCGGCCTCGACTCGCGCTACGCGATGAACGGCGACCCGCTGCCGGACAGCGTCGTGCACGACGAACTGCACGCCGGCTCCGCCTCCGACCTGCTCGGCGGGGAGAACGCCAACAGCGAGATCATCCTGCACATCCCGGCCGGCAACGGGACCCCGACGGCCGTGTCGATCCCCCGGGACGACTGGGTCGACGCCCAGGACGGCGCCGGCGACTCGATGGGCACGATGAAGGTGAAGGAGGCGTACGGCAACGCCTACGCCTTCGCGACCGACAAGGCCGCGGCCTCCGGAACCCACGACACCCACGCGCTGGCGAAGATCGGCCACGCGGCCGGCGTCAAGGCCCAGATAGCCACGCTGGAGAACCTGCTCGACATCCCCATCGACCACTTCGCCGAGGTGAATCTGATGGGGTTCTACGACGTCGCCGGCGACGTCGGCCCGGTCCAGGTCTGTCTGAACAAGGCCCGGAAGGAGGAGAACTCCGGGGCGGACTTCCCCGCCGGCGTGTTCACCCTCCAGACCCAGACCCAGGCGCTGGCCTTCGTCCGCGAGCGCGAGGACCTGCCCAACGGCGACCTGGACCGCACGCACCGGCAGCAGGCCTACATCACCGCGGTGCTGAAGAAGCTCAAGGACGACGGCCTGCTCAGCGACGTGTCCAAGATGGACAGCCTGATCAGCACCGCCGAGAAGGACGTCATCATCGACAGCGGCTGGGACCTGCTGGACTTCGCCGGCAGCGCCTCCAGCCTGTCCGACGGCGGCACCTCGTTCCGCACCGCGCCGATCGTCACCGACTCGCAGTGGAAGTGGATCGGCAAGAACCACGAGGTCGGCAACCAGATCGACATCCCCACGGTGCGGTCCTTCGTGAAGAACGCCTTCGCCGGGAGCGACGCCACCACACCGGCTCCGCCGACGCCGTCCGGATCGACGCCGGCCCCGGCACCGACCTCCAGCGCGACCAGCTCCGCGCCGGCGCACGTCACCGGCAGCGCCAAGGTGGTCAACGCCTCCGGCGCGAACGGCGTCGCCGCCAAGGAGGCCTCGGCCCTGACCGCCCTCGGCCTGACCGCCACCGTCGACGGCACCATCCGGCCCTACCACCAGCACACGACGGTGCTCTACGGGACCGGCGCCTCGGCCGCCGCCCAGGCCGTGGCCGCGCAGCTCGGCGGCGTGACCCCGACGGCCGACGGTTCGCTGCAGGCCGGCACGGTCGAGGTCGTCATCGGCACCGACAAGGGCGACGCGATCGCCGCCGGGACGCTGGCGACGGCTCCGAGCTCGACCGGCCCGACCGGCCCGACCGGCTCGACGGCGAGCAGCCCGGCGACGACGAGCTCGGCGACGACCAGTGACTCCGGCAACGGCGAGAACGGCGGAACGATAGCCGGGAACGGCGCTGATTCGGTGAATGGAATTCCTTGCATAAACTGA
- a CDS encoding class I SAM-dependent methyltransferase, translated as MNSDFDTDTTSATFWEKHYSRFDPSWGTKPNVVLKDLVTAFAPTPGSALDLGCGHGGDAIWLAGLGWDVTAVDVSQTALDRVAEGAWAVSVAQRVHPVRHDLAETFPAGEFDLVCATYFHTPIDIPRTEVLRRAARAVAPGGLLVVVEHASVAPWSWQAGQDVRFPGPEEVLASLELGAGWRVERCDAPQRMATGPQKQKAAVTENVIVVRRIAMTD; from the coding sequence GTGAACAGCGACTTCGATACCGACACCACTTCCGCGACCTTCTGGGAGAAGCACTACTCCCGCTTCGACCCCAGCTGGGGCACCAAGCCGAACGTCGTGCTGAAGGACCTGGTCACGGCCTTCGCGCCGACCCCGGGCAGCGCGCTGGACCTGGGATGCGGCCACGGCGGCGACGCGATCTGGCTGGCCGGCCTGGGCTGGGACGTCACCGCCGTCGACGTCTCGCAGACCGCCCTGGACCGGGTCGCCGAGGGCGCGTGGGCGGTCAGCGTCGCCCAGCGGGTCCACCCGGTCCGCCACGACCTGGCCGAGACCTTTCCGGCCGGCGAGTTCGACCTGGTCTGCGCGACCTACTTCCACACGCCGATCGACATCCCGCGTACCGAGGTGCTGCGCCGCGCCGCCCGGGCCGTGGCGCCGGGCGGGCTGCTGGTCGTGGTGGAGCACGCCTCGGTCGCGCCCTGGTCCTGGCAGGCGGGGCAGGACGTGCGCTTCCCCGGCCCCGAGGAGGTGCTGGCCTCGCTGGAACTCGGCGCGGGATGGCGCGTCGAACGGTGCGACGCGCCTCAGCGAATGGCCACCGGGCCGCAGAAGCAGAAGGCGGCGGTCACGGAGAACGTCATTGTGGTGCGCCGGATCGCAATGACGGACTAA
- a CDS encoding XRE family transcriptional regulator, whose translation MPTSKQHVLDAVGPRLRELRRRRGLTLAELAERTGINESTLSRLEGGSRKPTLELLLPLAEVYAVPLDELVGAPRTGDPRIHPRPVTRHGMTHIPLSHPGGVQAHKLLIPPRPGVEPDPKTHEGFEWLYVISGRLRLLLGDQDLVLKPGEAAEFDTRVPHWLGADGDQTVELLILFGKQGERAHLKVRTA comes from the coding sequence ATGCCGACCTCGAAGCAGCACGTCCTGGACGCCGTCGGACCCCGCCTGCGGGAGCTGCGGCGCCGCCGCGGGCTGACCCTGGCCGAGCTGGCCGAGCGCACCGGGATCAACGAGAGCACGCTGTCCCGGCTGGAGGGCGGCAGCCGCAAGCCGACGCTGGAGCTCCTGCTCCCCCTCGCCGAGGTCTACGCCGTCCCGCTCGACGAACTGGTCGGTGCGCCGCGCACCGGCGACCCGCGCATCCACCCGCGCCCGGTGACCCGGCACGGCATGACCCACATCCCGCTCAGCCACCCCGGCGGCGTCCAGGCCCACAAGCTCCTCATCCCGCCCCGGCCCGGCGTCGAGCCCGACCCGAAGACCCACGAGGGCTTCGAATGGCTCTACGTCATCAGCGGCCGGCTGCGCCTCCTGCTCGGCGACCAGGACCTGGTGCTCAAGCCGGGCGAGGCCGCCGAGTTCGACACCCGCGTCCCGCACTGGCTCGGCGCCGACGGAGACCAGACCGTCGAGCTCCTGATCCTGTTCGGGAAGCAGGGCGAGCGCGCGCATCTCAAGGTACGTACGGCCTGA
- a CDS encoding serine hydrolase: protein MVLKMVAAGRADLDSPATGYLPAGLLPAGSAITVRDLLDHRSGLYDYTNDLLHQQITGPLHLSQTSYVVPRTGIAAPHAVGYLTQDDPAKGLSDATDQSGAAR from the coding sequence ATGGTGCTCAAGATGGTCGCCGCCGGCCGCGCGGACCTGGACTCCCCGGCCACCGGCTACCTGCCGGCCGGGCTGCTGCCGGCCGGCTCGGCGATCACGGTGCGCGACCTGCTCGACCATCGCAGCGGCCTGTACGACTACACCAACGACCTGCTGCACCAGCAGATCACCGGGCCGCTCCACCTGAGCCAGACCAGCTACGTGGTGCCCCGCACCGGCATCGCGGCCCCGCACGCGGTCGGCTACCTCACCCAGGACGACCCGGCCAAGGGCCTGTCCGACGCCACCGACCAGAGCGGCGCCGCCAGGTGA
- a CDS encoding helix-turn-helix domain-containing protein — protein sequence MEQVREQNREAQEDLEAPEVLEAPEAPEAPEALEAAEDSEALEGHEEIDRTLDAVGPRLKRLRQRSDITLTDLAKKTGISASTLSRLEAGLRRPTLEQLLPLARAHGVTLDELVDAPPTGDPRLHLRPIACGDGSIVLPLTRRPGGIQAYKFVRPAGRDDEAPDLRAHEGFDWVYVLNGTLRLVLGEHDLLLKAGEVAEFDTRTPHWFGATSAGSVEYLSLIGRQGERAHIRAASR from the coding sequence ATGGAGCAAGTCCGCGAACAGAACCGCGAAGCGCAAGAAGATCTCGAAGCCCCGGAAGTCCTCGAAGCCCCAGAAGCCCCAGAAGCCCCAGAAGCCCTTGAGGCCGCAGAAGACTCAGAAGCTCTCGAAGGGCACGAGGAGATCGACCGCACCCTGGACGCCGTCGGACCGCGGCTGAAGCGGCTCCGCCAGCGCAGCGACATCACCCTCACCGACCTGGCGAAGAAGACCGGCATCTCGGCCAGCACCCTGTCCCGGCTGGAAGCGGGCCTGCGCCGCCCCACGCTGGAGCAGCTGCTCCCGCTGGCCCGCGCGCACGGCGTCACCCTCGACGAGCTCGTCGACGCGCCGCCGACCGGCGACCCCCGCCTGCACCTGCGCCCCATTGCCTGCGGCGACGGCTCGATCGTCCTGCCGCTGACCCGCAGGCCCGGCGGGATCCAGGCCTACAAGTTCGTCCGGCCGGCCGGCCGCGACGACGAGGCCCCCGACCTGCGCGCCCACGAGGGCTTCGATTGGGTCTACGTGCTGAACGGGACGCTCCGCCTGGTGCTCGGCGAACACGATCTGCTGCTCAAGGCGGGCGAGGTCGCGGAGTTCGACACGCGGACCCCGCACTGGTTCGGCGCCACGTCGGCCGGGTCCGTCGAGTACCTGAGCCTCATCGGACGGCAGGGCGAGCGGGCCCACATCCGCGCGGCGAGCAGATAG
- a CDS encoding MFS transporter translates to MAVIASVSGLSVAQPELSASFGASQSEVLWIINVYTLTLAALLLPLGALGDRLGRKPMLLAGLLVFGVASAAAGLAGSPEVMLGARFLSGVGAAMIMPVTLAVITSTFPEEERAKAIGVWTGVAGGGGILGMFLSAALVDLASWRWLFVLPVALVVAAGAMTLRAVPNSRRSAAHPFDTVGALTSLVAVVGLVYFLHQGPDSGWTAPATLGSALVGVVGGAAFVLWELRSAAPLLDVRLFRRRGLAGGSMSLLATFGVQAGIFVVLFPFFQAVLGWSGLRSTLAMMPMALLMMAASGLAPRLAARIGGRATMAAGLLVSGAGLVLMAALVSVSGGYLAILPGMLAMGLGMGLTMTPATEAITSSLPRESQGVGSALNDVTREFGTALGVALLGALVTAGYQSAVGPHLHALPAHIADTARQGIANALAAAPEAGSQAHALTLAARDSFVSGWQNAMWAGAVVMGIAFLAIAVPGSRRRSESAGADTPVDGELVAGPR, encoded by the coding sequence ATGGCAGTCATCGCCTCGGTCTCCGGGCTGAGCGTCGCGCAGCCGGAGCTGTCCGCCTCCTTCGGCGCCTCGCAGTCCGAGGTCCTGTGGATCATCAACGTCTACACCCTCACCCTGGCCGCCCTGCTGCTGCCTCTCGGCGCGCTGGGCGACCGCCTGGGCCGCAAGCCGATGCTGCTGGCCGGCTTGCTGGTCTTCGGCGTGGCCAGCGCCGCAGCCGGTCTGGCCGGCTCGCCGGAGGTCATGCTCGGCGCCCGCTTCCTGAGCGGGGTCGGCGCGGCGATGATCATGCCGGTCACGCTCGCCGTCATCACCTCGACCTTCCCGGAGGAGGAGCGCGCCAAGGCGATCGGCGTGTGGACCGGCGTCGCCGGCGGCGGGGGCATCCTCGGGATGTTCCTGTCCGCGGCCCTGGTCGACCTGGCCAGCTGGCGGTGGCTGTTCGTCCTGCCGGTCGCGCTGGTCGTCGCGGCCGGCGCGATGACGCTGCGGGCGGTCCCGAACTCCCGCCGGAGCGCGGCCCATCCCTTCGACACGGTCGGCGCGCTGACCTCGCTGGTCGCCGTGGTCGGGCTCGTGTACTTCCTGCACCAGGGCCCGGACAGCGGGTGGACCGCGCCCGCGACGCTCGGGAGCGCGCTGGTCGGGGTCGTCGGCGGGGCCGCGTTCGTGCTCTGGGAACTGCGGAGCGCGGCTCCCCTGCTCGACGTCCGCCTGTTCCGCCGGCGCGGACTGGCCGGCGGCTCGATGTCGCTGCTGGCCACCTTCGGGGTGCAGGCGGGCATCTTCGTGGTCCTCTTCCCCTTCTTCCAGGCCGTCCTGGGCTGGTCGGGCCTGCGCTCCACGCTGGCGATGATGCCGATGGCGCTGCTGATGATGGCCGCCTCGGGCCTGGCACCCCGGCTGGCTGCGCGGATCGGCGGCCGCGCGACCATGGCCGCCGGCCTCCTGGTGAGCGGCGCGGGCCTGGTCCTGATGGCCGCCCTGGTCTCGGTCAGCGGCGGCTACCTCGCCATCCTGCCCGGCATGCTCGCGATGGGCCTGGGCATGGGCCTGACGATGACCCCCGCGACCGAGGCCATCACCAGCTCCCTGCCGCGCGAGAGCCAGGGCGTCGGCTCCGCGCTCAACGACGTCACCCGCGAATTCGGGACCGCACTCGGCGTGGCCCTGCTCGGCGCGCTGGTCACCGCCGGGTACCAGAGCGCCGTCGGCCCCCACCTCCACGCGCTCCCGGCGCACATCGCGGACACCGCGCGCCAGGGCATCGCCAACGCCCTCGCCGCCGCGCCCGAAGCCGGCTCCCAGGCGCACGCGCTGACCCTCGCAGCCCGCGACTCCTTCGTGAGCGGCTGGCAGAACGCGATGTGGGCCGGCGCGGTCGTGATGGGGATCGCGTTCCTGGCCATCGCGGTACCGGGCTCGCGGCGGCGGTCCGAGTCGGCGGGTGCTGACACACCGGTGGACGGTGAACTCGTCGCCGGGCCGCGGTGA
- a CDS encoding TetR/AcrR family transcriptional regulator: MSVQERKQRERSQRERLIVATARELAEQQGWDAVTTRQLAERIEYSQPVLYSHFRGKREIIGAVALEGATEMAVAIRAATSAVDGPRARVTALAYAYLDFAERNPAVYDALFQLDGGLTYASEETPAPLKDAFAALLETLGEAAGEGIEPGLFTEVFWAALHGLVTLTRAGRLLPEDVERRVELVVDRLAVL; the protein is encoded by the coding sequence ATGTCGGTCCAGGAACGCAAGCAGCGCGAGCGCTCGCAGCGCGAACGCCTCATCGTCGCGACAGCCCGCGAACTCGCTGAACAACAGGGCTGGGACGCGGTCACCACCCGCCAGCTCGCCGAGCGCATCGAGTACAGCCAGCCCGTCCTCTACAGCCACTTCCGCGGCAAGCGCGAGATCATCGGCGCCGTCGCCCTTGAGGGCGCCACCGAGATGGCGGTGGCGATACGCGCCGCGACATCGGCGGTGGACGGACCGCGAGCCCGGGTGACCGCGCTGGCCTACGCCTATCTCGACTTCGCCGAGCGCAACCCGGCGGTCTACGACGCCCTGTTCCAGCTCGACGGCGGCCTGACCTACGCGAGCGAGGAGACCCCGGCGCCTCTCAAGGACGCCTTCGCCGCCCTGCTGGAAACCCTTGGCGAGGCAGCGGGGGAAGGCATCGAACCGGGACTGTTCACCGAGGTGTTCTGGGCGGCCCTGCACGGCCTGGTGACCCTGACCCGGGCCGGCCGGCTGCTGCCGGAGGACGTCGAGCGCAGGGTGGAGTTGGTGGTGGATCGGCTCGCCGTGCTCTGA
- a CDS encoding anthrone oxygenase family protein: MFNALEVFTTVVVGVMVGVEFAVAVIFKRILDALPGDAGQLGHAHGGRMLGAVMPFWYIGSVVLVGIWAAGHWHHHGTGLVVTAGVLLIVSVIMSVLLLVPINNRNKTWTPENRPADWQRQLDRWNRLHYVRVADIIAAFALLVAALV; the protein is encoded by the coding sequence ATGTTCAACGCACTCGAGGTGTTCACCACGGTGGTCGTCGGCGTGATGGTGGGGGTGGAGTTCGCCGTCGCCGTCATCTTCAAGCGGATCCTCGACGCCCTGCCGGGCGACGCCGGCCAGCTCGGTCATGCCCACGGCGGCCGGATGCTCGGCGCCGTGATGCCGTTCTGGTACATCGGCTCGGTCGTGCTGGTCGGGATCTGGGCCGCGGGCCACTGGCACCACCACGGCACCGGCCTGGTCGTCACCGCCGGCGTGCTGCTGATCGTCAGCGTGATCATGTCGGTCCTGCTGCTGGTCCCGATCAACAACCGGAACAAGACCTGGACGCCCGAGAACCGCCCCGCGGACTGGCAGCGGCAGCTGGACCGCTGGAACCGCCTGCACTACGTCCGCGTCGCCGACATCATCGCCGCCTTCGCGCTGCTGGTCGCCGCCCTCGTCTGA
- a CDS encoding plasmid pRiA4b ORF-3 family protein: MTSSFTFQSYRCGADAVCGNRRFGCRCTCDDGEVSGVRDAAGPDETGLALLEQVQALVEWIGAGRKLTQTGRLTLGDARVLVPLLGTADRIDPVIGDRVFRTKSSQELPRLNLLVEWAKAAGLVRVVGGKLVPVKKNAKLLSESERLRAALFEAFVKISVDAVVPSGWITSLVLLAFRETCTELRFLLGSGDWVLLEALQSAVWADLAPRFVLDHLDRERLARLREITARDTAHIVALWRALGAVEGDEGRVRLSGAVLGAVMAGRGGAEPGEELFQLRVSLDDTDPQVWRRVLVPASIRLDRLHGVLQAALGWTDSHLHLFTVGEARYGRRDPDFDEDIVAEDAVGLADIAGAGAVIGYEYDFGDGWEHEILVEVVVTAEPGVVYPRCVDGAAACPPEDCGGVWGYRDLRETLADPGAADHQEMLDWLGIEHAAQFDPAAFDVDAANRRVAADWITRGTRGRG, from the coding sequence ATGACGTCCTCGTTCACGTTTCAAAGCTATCGGTGCGGCGCGGATGCCGTGTGCGGAAACAGAAGGTTCGGCTGTAGGTGCACGTGCGACGATGGCGAAGTGAGCGGAGTGAGAGATGCCGCGGGGCCGGATGAGACCGGTTTGGCTCTGCTGGAGCAGGTCCAGGCGCTCGTGGAGTGGATCGGCGCCGGGCGCAAGCTGACCCAGACCGGGCGGCTCACCTTGGGTGACGCTCGTGTGCTCGTGCCGTTGCTGGGCACTGCCGACCGGATCGATCCGGTGATCGGTGATCGGGTGTTCCGCACCAAGTCCAGCCAGGAGTTGCCGAGGCTGAACCTGTTGGTCGAGTGGGCCAAGGCCGCCGGGCTCGTCCGTGTCGTGGGCGGCAAGCTGGTGCCGGTGAAGAAGAACGCGAAGCTGCTGTCCGAGTCGGAGCGGTTGCGCGCGGCGTTGTTTGAGGCGTTCGTCAAGATTTCGGTGGATGCGGTCGTGCCTTCCGGGTGGATCACATCGCTGGTGCTGTTGGCTTTCCGGGAGACGTGTACGGAGCTGAGGTTCCTGCTCGGTTCCGGGGACTGGGTACTGCTCGAGGCGTTGCAGAGCGCTGTGTGGGCGGATCTCGCCCCGCGGTTCGTCCTGGATCATCTGGACCGGGAGCGGCTGGCGCGGCTGCGCGAGATCACTGCTCGTGACACGGCGCACATCGTGGCGCTGTGGCGTGCTCTGGGAGCGGTTGAGGGCGACGAAGGACGTGTCCGGTTGTCTGGGGCGGTGCTGGGCGCCGTCATGGCCGGGCGCGGTGGTGCCGAACCCGGCGAGGAACTGTTCCAACTGCGCGTGAGCCTCGATGACACCGATCCGCAGGTGTGGCGGCGGGTGCTGGTGCCCGCGTCGATCCGGCTGGATCGGCTGCACGGCGTTCTTCAGGCCGCGCTGGGCTGGACCGACTCGCATCTGCACCTGTTCACCGTGGGCGAAGCGCGTTATGGCCGGCGGGATCCGGACTTCGACGAGGACATCGTCGCTGAGGACGCTGTGGGCCTGGCCGACATCGCTGGGGCGGGAGCGGTTATCGGCTACGAATACGACTTCGGCGACGGCTGGGAGCACGAGATTCTTGTAGAGGTTGTGGTGACTGCCGAGCCCGGCGTCGTCTACCCGCGTTGTGTTGACGGGGCTGCGGCCTGCCCGCCGGAGGACTGCGGCGGCGTCTGGGGCTACCGCGACCTGCGTGAGACCCTGGCGGACCCGGGCGCCGCAGATCACCAGGAGATGCTGGACTGGCTCGGGATCGAGCACGCCGCACAGTTCGATCCGGCGGCCTTCGATGTGGACGCGGCCAACCGCCGGGTCGCCGCGGACTGGATCACACGCGGCACGCGTGGGCGCGGCTGA